The Mytilus trossulus isolate FHL-02 chromosome 3, PNRI_Mtr1.1.1.hap1, whole genome shotgun sequence genome contains a region encoding:
- the LOC134711003 gene encoding uncharacterized protein LOC134711003, translating to MVAAMLSYLGSFRRMQRDYAWINTLLEEAENERMHLMTALQLREPSNLFRLCVVGAQGTFVTMFSLAYLMSPRFCHRFVGYLEEEAVVTYSKCIQDIQKGSMQHWKTQAAPEIAINYWKLQEDSTMLDVILAIRADEAHHRVAVCTKNFLNF from the exons ATGGTGGCCGCCATGTTAAGTTATTTAGGTTCTTTTAGACGAATGCAAAGAGATTATGCTTGGATTAATACACTTCTAG AAGAAGCAGAAAATGAAAGAATGCACCTCATGACAGCATTGCAGTTACGTGAACCCAGTAATTTATTTAGACTTTGTGTTGTTGGGGCACAAG GTACTTTTGTGACCATGTTTAGTTTAGCTTACTTAATGAGTCCAAGATTTTGCCACCGTTTTGTTGGATATTTGGAGGAAGAAGCAGTGGTAACATACTCCAAATGCATACAG GACATACAAAAGGGTTCAATGCAGCATTGGAAGACACAAGCTGCACCGGAAATTGCAATAAATTACTGGAAGTTACAg GAGGACTCCACGATGTTGGATGTAATCCTTGCCATTCGTGCAGATGAGGCTCACCACCGGGTGGcagtctgcaccaaaaactTTTTGAACTTCTAG
- the LOC134711004 gene encoding uncharacterized protein LOC134711004, translated as MMSVVRSLCRCGSQSLSQSLIKQIGLVKPLIRNVDNVSLIQGLSVRKLATQREVDDNVQKFKAGNYETIPDPKSLQHFKKSEDKMSTVTMGDPPPIGTHALPHPICGTPNFPDHHPGWPLL; from the exons atgatgTCTGTTGTTAGAAGCTTATGTCGGTGTGGTTCTCAAAGTCTCAGTCAAAGTTTAATAAAACAGATTGGATTGGTAAAACCTTTGATCAGAAATGTTGACAATGTTTCTCTAATACAA GGACTCAGTGTTCGGAAGTTAGCAACTCAAAGGGAAGTAGACGATAATGTACAAAAATTCAAAGCAGGAAATTATGAAACCATTCCAGACCCCAAAAGTTTGCAGCACTTCAA GAAGAGCGAAGATAAGATGTCAACAGTTACCATGGGAGACCCTCCTCCAATCGGAACACACGCATTACCTCATCCAATATG TGGCACTCCAAATTTCCCAGACCATCATCCCGGATGGCCTCTGTTATGA